A window from Theropithecus gelada isolate Dixy chromosome 1, Tgel_1.0, whole genome shotgun sequence encodes these proteins:
- the LAX1 gene encoding lymphocyte transmembrane adapter 1 isoform X3 encodes MPLLTLPQTRQRAKNIYDILPWRQEDLGRHESRSMRIFSTESLLSRNSESPEHVPSQAGNAFQEHRAHVHAVEYAVGIYDNAMVPQMCESLTPSARCINVRASRDCTSISSEDSHEYVNVPTAEEIAETLASTKSPSRNLFVLPSAQKLEFTEERDEGCAAAGDCTSLYSPETEDSDSLSNGEGSSQTSNDYVNMTGLDLGAIQERQLWVTFQCCRDYENVPAADPSGSQQQAEKDVPSSNIGHVEDKTDDPGTPVRCVKRTSLASGDYADFQPFTQSENSQMKHREEMSNEDSNDYENVLTAQLGGRDSEQGPGTQLLPDE; translated from the exons ATGCCCTTGCTGACTCTGCCACAAACCAGACAAAgagccaaaaatatttatgacatcTTGCCTTGGCGACAGGAAGACCTAG GGAGACATGAGTCAAGGAGTATGCGCATTTTCAGTACTGAGAGCCTCCTCTCCAGAAATTCTGAGAGCCCTGAGCATGTG CCCTCCCAAGCAGGCAATGCCTTCCAGGAGCATAGAGCCCACGTCCATGCCGTGGAGTACGCAGTGGGTATCTATGATAATGCCATGGTCCCCCAGATGTGTGAGAGCCTCACTCCCTCAGCACGCTGCATCAATGTCAGAGCTTCCAGAGACTGCACAAGCATTTCTTCAGAGGATTCGCATGAGTATGTCAATGTCCCCACAGCAGAAGAGATTGCTGAGACTCTAGCTTCTACCAAAAGCCCTTCCAGAAATCTCTTTGTTCTTCCCAGTGCCCAGAAGCTGGAGTTTACTGAGGAAAGAGATGAGGGCTGTGCAGCTGCTGGTGACTGCACCAGTTTGTATTCTCCAGAAACTGAGGACAGTGATTCACTCAGCAATGGAGAAGGTTCTTCTCAGACCTCAAATGACTATGTCAACATGACAGGGTTGGATCTCGGTGCCATCCAGGAGAGGCAGCTCTGGGTGACTTTTCAGTGCTGCAGAGACTATGAAAATGTTCCAGCAGCAGATCCCAGTGGAAGCCAGCAGCAGGCTGAGAAAGATGTGCCATCCTCAAACATAGGTCATGTTGAGGACAAGACAGATGATCCAGGGACCCCCGTCCGATGTGTCAAAAGGACATCCCTTGCTTCAGGGGATTATGCAGACTTTCAGCCATTCACACAGAGTGAGAACAGTCAGATGAAACATAGAGAAGAGATGTCAAATGAGGACTCCAATGATTATGAGAATGTGCTAACTGCCCAGTTAGGAGGCAGGGACTCTGAGCAGGGGCCTGGCACTCAGCTCCTTCCTGATGAATGA
- the LAX1 gene encoding lymphocyte transmembrane adapter 1 isoform X1, with translation MFPPEGRSHRFSLSHLTWKHHVRMRLHLLQRALATSRNKDQISNIFSGFAGLLAILLVVAVFCILWNWNKRKKRQVPYLRVTVMPLLTLPQTRQRAKNIYDILPWRQEDLGRHESRSMRIFSTESLLSRNSESPEHVPSQAGNAFQEHRAHVHAVEYAVGIYDNAMVPQMCESLTPSARCINVRASRDCTSISSEDSHEYVNVPTAEEIAETLASTKSPSRNLFVLPSAQKLEFTEERDEGCAAAGDCTSLYSPETEDSDSLSNGEGSSQTSNDYVNMTGLDLGAIQERQLWVTFQCCRDYENVPAADPSGSQQQAEKDVPSSNIGHVEDKTDDPGTPVRCVKRTSLASGDYADFQPFTQSENSQMKHREEMSNEDSNDYENVLTAQLGGRDSEQGPGTQLLPDE, from the exons aaataaagaCCAGATCAGCAACATCTTTTCTGGGTTCGCGGGACTCCTTGCCATCCTCCTGGTCGTTGCAGTTTTCTGCATCCTGTGGAACTGGAATAAACGGAAGAAGC GGCAAGTTCCTTACCTCCGAGTTACCGTCATGCCCTTGCTGACTCTGCCACAAACCAGACAAAgagccaaaaatatttatgacatcTTGCCTTGGCGACAGGAAGACCTAG GGAGACATGAGTCAAGGAGTATGCGCATTTTCAGTACTGAGAGCCTCCTCTCCAGAAATTCTGAGAGCCCTGAGCATGTG CCCTCCCAAGCAGGCAATGCCTTCCAGGAGCATAGAGCCCACGTCCATGCCGTGGAGTACGCAGTGGGTATCTATGATAATGCCATGGTCCCCCAGATGTGTGAGAGCCTCACTCCCTCAGCACGCTGCATCAATGTCAGAGCTTCCAGAGACTGCACAAGCATTTCTTCAGAGGATTCGCATGAGTATGTCAATGTCCCCACAGCAGAAGAGATTGCTGAGACTCTAGCTTCTACCAAAAGCCCTTCCAGAAATCTCTTTGTTCTTCCCAGTGCCCAGAAGCTGGAGTTTACTGAGGAAAGAGATGAGGGCTGTGCAGCTGCTGGTGACTGCACCAGTTTGTATTCTCCAGAAACTGAGGACAGTGATTCACTCAGCAATGGAGAAGGTTCTTCTCAGACCTCAAATGACTATGTCAACATGACAGGGTTGGATCTCGGTGCCATCCAGGAGAGGCAGCTCTGGGTGACTTTTCAGTGCTGCAGAGACTATGAAAATGTTCCAGCAGCAGATCCCAGTGGAAGCCAGCAGCAGGCTGAGAAAGATGTGCCATCCTCAAACATAGGTCATGTTGAGGACAAGACAGATGATCCAGGGACCCCCGTCCGATGTGTCAAAAGGACATCCCTTGCTTCAGGGGATTATGCAGACTTTCAGCCATTCACACAGAGTGAGAACAGTCAGATGAAACATAGAGAAGAGATGTCAAATGAGGACTCCAATGATTATGAGAATGTGCTAACTGCCCAGTTAGGAGGCAGGGACTCTGAGCAGGGGCCTGGCACTCAGCTCCTTCCTGATGAATGA
- the LAX1 gene encoding lymphocyte transmembrane adapter 1 isoform X2 — protein sequence MDGVTPTLSTIRGRTLESSTLHVTPRSLDRNKDQISNIFSGFAGLLAILLVVAVFCILWNWNKRKKRQVPYLRVTVMPLLTLPQTRQRAKNIYDILPWRQEDLGRHESRSMRIFSTESLLSRNSESPEHVPSQAGNAFQEHRAHVHAVEYAVGIYDNAMVPQMCESLTPSARCINVRASRDCTSISSEDSHEYVNVPTAEEIAETLASTKSPSRNLFVLPSAQKLEFTEERDEGCAAAGDCTSLYSPETEDSDSLSNGEGSSQTSNDYVNMTGLDLGAIQERQLWVTFQCCRDYENVPAADPSGSQQQAEKDVPSSNIGHVEDKTDDPGTPVRCVKRTSLASGDYADFQPFTQSENSQMKHREEMSNEDSNDYENVLTAQLGGRDSEQGPGTQLLPDE from the exons aaataaagaCCAGATCAGCAACATCTTTTCTGGGTTCGCGGGACTCCTTGCCATCCTCCTGGTCGTTGCAGTTTTCTGCATCCTGTGGAACTGGAATAAACGGAAGAAGC GGCAAGTTCCTTACCTCCGAGTTACCGTCATGCCCTTGCTGACTCTGCCACAAACCAGACAAAgagccaaaaatatttatgacatcTTGCCTTGGCGACAGGAAGACCTAG GGAGACATGAGTCAAGGAGTATGCGCATTTTCAGTACTGAGAGCCTCCTCTCCAGAAATTCTGAGAGCCCTGAGCATGTG CCCTCCCAAGCAGGCAATGCCTTCCAGGAGCATAGAGCCCACGTCCATGCCGTGGAGTACGCAGTGGGTATCTATGATAATGCCATGGTCCCCCAGATGTGTGAGAGCCTCACTCCCTCAGCACGCTGCATCAATGTCAGAGCTTCCAGAGACTGCACAAGCATTTCTTCAGAGGATTCGCATGAGTATGTCAATGTCCCCACAGCAGAAGAGATTGCTGAGACTCTAGCTTCTACCAAAAGCCCTTCCAGAAATCTCTTTGTTCTTCCCAGTGCCCAGAAGCTGGAGTTTACTGAGGAAAGAGATGAGGGCTGTGCAGCTGCTGGTGACTGCACCAGTTTGTATTCTCCAGAAACTGAGGACAGTGATTCACTCAGCAATGGAGAAGGTTCTTCTCAGACCTCAAATGACTATGTCAACATGACAGGGTTGGATCTCGGTGCCATCCAGGAGAGGCAGCTCTGGGTGACTTTTCAGTGCTGCAGAGACTATGAAAATGTTCCAGCAGCAGATCCCAGTGGAAGCCAGCAGCAGGCTGAGAAAGATGTGCCATCCTCAAACATAGGTCATGTTGAGGACAAGACAGATGATCCAGGGACCCCCGTCCGATGTGTCAAAAGGACATCCCTTGCTTCAGGGGATTATGCAGACTTTCAGCCATTCACACAGAGTGAGAACAGTCAGATGAAACATAGAGAAGAGATGTCAAATGAGGACTCCAATGATTATGAGAATGTGCTAACTGCCCAGTTAGGAGGCAGGGACTCTGAGCAGGGGCCTGGCACTCAGCTCCTTCCTGATGAATGA